A region of Salmo salar chromosome ssa17, Ssal_v3.1, whole genome shotgun sequence DNA encodes the following proteins:
- the LOC123728097 gene encoding L-selectin-like — MTPLLLLLCAGVFRTAALSHLRQFHITHEDLFWTAARNYCRNHYTDLITVYNQEEAEQLIELMRSNGSTMAWIGLNRKEHRQNLSNENLFDEAPLSPPTGEYTKPNCAPFLTRLLNDDWEWSDGGRSAYRNWSMDPRDDQPYVKLITPGSLIALGSENQGDSLCNDDLDEDRRGKKDLGTSSEPLQ, encoded by the exons GTGTTTTCCGCACAGCTGCGCTCAGCCACCTCAGACAGTTCCATATCACTCATGAAGATTTATTTTGGACAGCGGCACGGAACTATTGCCGAAACCACTATACTGATCTTATCACTGTATACAATCAGGAGGAAGCTGAGCAGCTGATAGAGTTAATGAGATCTAACGGCAGCACTATGGCCTGGATAGGTCTCAATCGCAAAGAGCACAGACAGAATTTGTCCAATGAAAACCTTTTTGATGAAGCTCCATTGTCACCACCTACAGGCGAATACACAAAGCCAAACTGTGCTCCTTTCTTGACCCGCCTGCTGAATGATGACTGGGAGTGGTCTGATGGGGGGAGATCTGCCTATAGAAACTGGTCAATGGACCCAAGAGATGACCAACCCTATGTAAAATTAATTACACCTGGAAGTCTGATAGCTCTTGGGAGTGAAAACCAAGGAGATTCATTATGCAATGACG ACTTGGATGAAGATCGTCGAGGAAAGAAAGACCTGGGAACAAGCTCTGAACCACTGCAATAA